In Ursus arctos isolate Adak ecotype North America unplaced genomic scaffold, UrsArc2.0 scaffold_2, whole genome shotgun sequence, the genomic stretch ACGGTGACTAATGGATGAATTACAGTCCTATGACGTGCGGCACGATTTAGTGTTTTGTTCACAGAACCTCAGTCTAGATCATCTGGTTGTACTTTAAAGCGTCTGTTTTCTAAAATCAAAGGTCAAGTTAAATGCTTCCTTCTTAGACGTGTATGTTATGCAGTTCAGAGTTCAGATAAACACGGGTAAATGATTTTCTAAAGTAACATCACTTCCCTCTGCTTAAGAAACCAATGACGTAAGGAGAGCCCTCGAAATCCAGCTCCTTCGTGGCCTGCGCAAATTCAGTCTCCCAGGTGGCTCACTGGGCCTGAGGCGACCGCCATTCAACCCAGGAAGACCTGGAGAAATCCTGTCCCCCTGCAGCCTGTGAGACCCCATTATTCTGCACTGCATTTGTACCTTTTCATTCCATAAAAGGAGGATTTATGGAACCCAGAGAGAAACTACCCAGTCGTTTGACACCGATTAGGTCCTGGGGTTTAGTCAGCCATATCCCATCCCTTCAGAGCGTCTCACCTCCTCCAGCTTAAAAACCGCTCCGATGTGTGGCTGGATGCGCCCTTGCTGGCAGTACTGAAGAGCCGAGGACAGGGTTCTGGAGAAGACGGGAAAGTTCTGCTCTTTGTATCGGCTCCAGTATAGCCCCATGGCAGAGACATTCTTCAAGAGCAGAAGGTTGGCCGGAACAGAAGCAATGGTTCCTCCAGCAAAACCCACCACCACGATCCTGCCCTCCCACGCCAAGCTGGGGGAAGAAAggacaaggaaaggaaattattttaaaaaggaacatatatatattcacactCATTGggatggctactataaaaaacaacaactacaGAAAATAACCACTGTtagcaaggatatagagaaaccGGAACTCTCATGTACTGTCAGTGGggttgtaaaatggtgcaacaggaaaacagtatggaggttcctcagaaaattaaaaatggaactaccatataatccagcaatgccactttgGGTCTATATCCAAAATCACTGAAAACAGGGTCTTGGAGAAATAGCTGCACTCCCTCGTTCAAAGCAGCACTATCTACCATAgccaagagggagaagcaacccaaatgtccatcaaccaagAGATGGAGAAACGAAATGTGtcatatacatacaatagaatattgttcagccttaaaCAGGAAGGAAATGCTGTCACATGCTaagacatggatgaaccttgaggacattatgctaaacgaaatcagcgagtcacaaaagaacaaatactgtatgattctacctATATGAGacatctagagtagtcaaattcatagaaagtaaaatggtggttaccagtggctggggggagggagaaatatgaattattatttaatgggtaaaGAATTTTAGATTTGCAAGTTGAAAAAGTGATGAACATGTTTCACAACAATATAAACATAGTTTACACTACAGAACtacatacttaaaaatggttaatgtAAAAAATGGTTAATATATGGGGTGCcgcgggtggctcagtcggtgaagcgtctgccttcagctcgggtcgtgattccagggtcctgggatcaagccccacatcgggctccctgctcagtggaaagcctgcttctccctctgcctgccactccctctgcttgtgcgttctctctctctctctctgacaaataaataaataaataaataaataaatatataaataaataaaatcttgggaaaatatatttattaaaaaaaggttaatagagcaaattttatgttacgtattttttaaatcacaataaaAAGTGTAGAATGAATAAAGCAATCTACGTTAACTGGTAGAGAGAAAAAGTATAAGTtaccagggaggtgggggaggggaggagcagttATCATTTAACATGTACAGGGTCCTCGCTGGGGAGAGGGACACAACATTGTGAGGATACTTAATGCCTCTGAATTTCACACttacaaatgtttaaaatggtaagttacgtatattttaccacaactttaaaaaaaaaaaaaaagcaacccccAGCTGGAAATTCCTCTTGACCTGACAAGCTGGCAGGGGTGAATCATTCTATAGCACTTTGGATTCtgcaggaaaacataaaaataagccataagcagggcacctggctggttcagtcagttagcatctgctttcggctcaggtcatggtcccagggtcctgggataccgCCCtgagttgagctccctgctcagtggggagtctgcttctccctctccctctgcctgctgctccccttgcttatgctctctctctttctggcaaataaataaataaataaaaatcttttctaaaaaactTGTAACATCTTTGATATAGAATGTGTGTATCTTTGTTTggcttttgctttttgctttttcttctttagaggGAAATGAGAACCGCTTCTGATAACACTGTTACCCGTTACCCAGAAGGCAAGAGGGGCATGAGAGCTAGCAGCTCTCTGTCCTGGCTCTCTATGGAGTCGATAGcctccttcctttgcttctctgagcACAGTGTAGTGATGTTCAGGGGCCAGAGAACCAACTGGGTCCCTTCTGTGGGTAAGCTGTTCTGTCCGCTTCTGTTTCTTCAACTTTAAACTGAGATAAACCAGAAAATTGTGCTTGCCAAGACGACAGGAGAAATGAAGTCAGTATTAATGGAACACTCCAGAGTCTCTGGttaaaaacagaatgagaatTGGTGTGGATATAACAGTCTCACTAAAACTCGCTGGCTGCTTCTGAAACCAGTGAGATCAAAAGAGTCTGTACTTTGGTGCATGGTGAACTAGGGACctgccaccacccctccccctggtCCTTCTAACATCTGAACGATGATGCCAAGAATTACCAACACTACGTACATAAAGTAGTTAATGGGGTCCGGCATGGCTGAATCTAACACATGCATAATTTCTAAAGCATTCAATATTGCCAACTAGAGAGTCTGCAGTCATTTTCTGGATATTTTCCAGTTGGATATcttgtttttctatatttaagcATTTCCTgattttccctctgcttctattcCTTTTCACCCTCCCACTCAGCTGTTCCCGTTGATGCCGAAGCCTACAGGAAAAGTGAGcagcaaaaatggaaaagaagtaaGGCCAGAAGGAAGACAGGTCTGGAAAGGTTTCAGCAGACCCCCAGGTCCAGCCCCTCTGGAAAGTCCACCGTACGCACCTGCGGAGCGCCTCCAGGAAGACATCTCCTCCCACAGTGTCGATGGCCACGTTCACCCCAGCACTGCCCACCAGGGTCCTCACTGCCTCCTTCAGGCTGCCCCGACTGTAGTTCACGACGGACTGTGCACCCTTCTGCATCGCCAGCTTGCACTTCTCGTCACTTCCGGCTGCAGCTATCACCTGCACAGAGAACACAAAGCTTCTGATGATCCAGAATATGAACCAAGAGGGGCTCACCCTACCTACCCAGCTTCCCCCCAAAGGGTACTACCCAAGGAAACCAATGTGACCTTGCTGCCCTAGCATCAGTCTCCACCCCACACATCAGGGCCAGCACACAGCACCATCACACTGGCCCCTCCACACCCACTGGCCACGGGATCCACAGTTCCAAGAATCCTAAAACCCCAATGTGTCTAGCTAGGAGAGGATTCAGGAGACACTCAGAAAGTCTTTTCCAAATATGGATGAAACCgtcatttcctgagcacctactatgagtTAAGTAGTAAAGGTACCcaagcttctggggcgcctgggtggctcagttgttaagcgtctgccttcggctcaggtcatgatcccaggggccgaggatcgagccccgcaacgggctccctgttcagcgggaagcctgcttctccctctccctctgcccctgcttgtgttccctctcttgctgtctctctctgtcagataaataaataaaatcttaaaaaaaaaaaaaaaaagatacccaaGCTTAGAGTCAAGATAGCAAGATACAGCAGTGTGAAGGTAGGGAAGTACAGAGGGTTGCAAAGTGCAAAGGAGAGGTAGCCAATCTAGATCGAGATCTCAAAAGGCTTCTCAGAGGGTAAAACATGATTCAGTAAAAAGATCTTGAAGATGgaaagacctgagttcaaatcctgactctgctctCAACTAGCACTGTTACCTAAGACAAATGACTTAGTAAGAACTAATACTTACAtaatgcttactgtgtgccaggaactccTCAAAGCTTTACATAAACTCATAACTCAGTCTTAAAAGCCCAATGTTATGCACACTACGagcatccccattttagagatgaagaaactgaagcaaagGAAGTTacgtaacttgctcaaggtcacacagctagtgggaGGGAGAACTGGGATCAACCCCAGGTTGTCCATCTCCAGAATTCACGCTTTTAACCTCCACGCTGCCCACCAGCTTCCCTAAGCTTCAGCGACCTCATCCGTGaaacaagatttattttaaaaatcaaatggaataCTGTACATAAGGCACTTGGAAAACAGAGTACTAGATAAATTGAATCTATTATTGAACATACACAAtcatttattgtatttaaacCTCATAAGAACATTACAGGGGCAGTATAATTACGCCCATTCTATAGACGGAGACACAGACCTAGAGGTTAAGTCATGAACCCAGGCTTAGACAGGTAGAAGGTGGTATAAGAACCATTCAAACCCAATGTtgctgcctgactccaaagcccatgcttttcTACTCCATCTGCCTGGGAGAAAACCACGCTTAAAGCCTGGCAAACATGGCCATGGGCCATCCTGTGAGCAGGTCTGGGGTTTGGAAGTCTCCAGAAATGCTTCCAACACATAAGCACTGCCTAGAGGTGACTTATCCCTGGATAGCACCCACCAGCCCGAGCAGTTTGGCCCCAAGGTGACACTGAGAACTTGCATTCAAACACACAAGATCATCGGTGCCCTTAGAAGATTTCAAACTCACCCCTAACTATTTGAACCTGACAGCTACCCTCAAGTACTCCCCAGGGGAACCCTCTAGTAGCTTCACATAGCGCACAGACGGCAGACCCCAGCCTAGGGTCAGGGAGTTGACGCCAGTCTCAATTCTCACAAGGGTGCCTGCGAGACCTGCCACGAACCCGTCTCCCTTGGCGTCTCactttctttatctgtgaaatagggataataaaCACATTATCCATCTCCAGGGGTTTGTTAGGCTCGGAGGTAAGATAATTGGTGTGGAGGCActttgaaaatgatatgaaatgcTGTGAATGGAGGTTGTTCTCAAAATAACCCGTTCCAAGTAGGCGGCatgatgacatttttaaagttatttttattattttgttgttgtttgcttttgctGCAAACCATGATGGCTATGAAAGAATATACAgcttgaattaattttaatatcgGAGTTGAAGTGAATTTTTCTCTCTACTTAACCTACCATGTCTAATCATAACAAATGGTGCAATTTTATCTTCCTAGAAATGGTAAACAGTCAGTGGCTCTAGACAAGGAGACTAATTTTGGTCTCCCCACTGAGAGGTGCTAAAAGCCCTTGCTTTGACATGAAATGTGTTAATATTCCATGGAGAGCCTCCTGGTAGCTAAGATCGCTTTCAGAACTCACATGTCCTTCCCAAAGAGAACTTAATGCGAGAAAGGAGAGACACCCCCTGAAAAAATTCCGGAGCAATCCAATTATCTCCAAACCTGGGTATCTCGGTGCCTTCTGGATATCCCAACTGCACGCACCACAGAAACCTCACACTTAATGCTTCCCAAACTGAGCTCGTCGTTCTCTCCCGTGTTCTCCACGAAATAACGGCAAATCCACCAGTTAACCTAGTTTGCTCCTTCCCACTCAATGTCTAATAATAACAGGTTCCCTTTTTAAGAGATTCTTACCAACATGCCATTCCTCCTAGCAGGCGTACTGCACGTGTAATTTCAATATTCCCACAATGACCCCATATGAGGAAAGCTTTATTtcaccaatgaggaaactgaagcaatTAAGCTAGAGGCAGCGTTGGAATCCGAACGTAGGTCAGACTAATTTCAAAGTCCTTGTTCCTTCACCTGTATGAGGATCAAACtctctattttcttctacttcagtATCTCTCAATTCATCCCTTCTAGTGTCTTGGTTCAAGTATCATCACCGCCGGCTTGGATGGCTCCAAGAGGCTGCCTTACTGCCTCCAGACTACCCCTGACCTTGCCCCATCTCGCATCCCCACTGCTACCAGAATGAACTTGGCTACATGCAAATATGATCTGGTACTTCTCTGTTTAAAGTCCTTAGTGGCTCCTGAGAGCTTCCAATAAGGGTTCAAACTCTTCAGCCCCTCATGATCGTGTCTCTGCCTTTGTCCCTAGAGTCATCTTCCACCATTCCCcgcaccaccacccccccccccccgatgctTTGCTCCACAGATGCTACTTGCAACTCCCTGAACACATCCTGAGACATCCCATGTCTGTTTTCTGACATGCCCTCCCAGCACTACAATGGCCTTCGCCTCCCTTCTTCCTCTATTCAACTGCTACCAGTCCTACAGAAGTCACCTGAAAGGCCTACTGTCTCCAAGAAATCTTCCTTATCTGACACCCACAGCCTCAGAGCGATGCCCTTGCAGAGACTtgggtctttctttcctttgtttattcttttgttcaagaaatagttattgagtgcctactatggtCTAGCTACCATGCCAGCTGGCTGGGACTACAGTAATGAGCCAAACACACActgtccctgccttcatgggGGTTCCAGTCAGGTAGGAGGGAGACAGTAATCcaatcatgacccaagcaaagGATTAACCACACACTAAGGTGTGTACCATGGGATGCTGGGAGAGAATCTACAaacagctgggggcgggggcgtgGTGGACAGCTTAACATCTCCTGAGAGACAAGACAATTCAGAAAAGCTTTACAGGTAGAGGGAACAGAACCTGCAGAGGCCATGAAGCAAGTCAGCTCTTGCCAGGTTCCGGTGGCTGGAAGGACGAGTGATCCACTCCCATGTCCCCTCACCAGTCTGTAAACAAATAGACGGCAAGACCCTACTCTGGGTTACTTTATAACCTCAGTGCCTCGCCCACCATAtttatgaacaaatgaatgaatatattctaTGTTTGAAAACTGGAGGCACGACTTTTTCTAAACGGAGACTCTAACACACAAATACCTGAGCGTGAAGAACATTTGTTGCCACATCTATTACCGCCAGGCctgtggctccagctgctgcCGTCACCAAGACAGTTTCTCTGCCAGAGAAAGAGGAACGTTACTTCAGAAACCTTCAAAAATCATCCAATCACATGAGTTCATGAACATTTAAAAGCAAGAAGAGAACTTAAAGGCCATTTCACTCAGCCCTTCACGGACACCCGTTCTTCAGTGTTTGGAGTGGGCTTATGTACGTGACTGCTCGGTCAGTGCAGATTTGGTCCAGCTGAAGACTTCCCAGGAAAAAATATTCCTTACTCTCTCTAGGGAGCCTCTTCCTCGTGACAGGGACAACCCTTTCTTTCAGCTACCACTCCAATTTCTGCTTCAGAAATTCTGTCCTAAAATCATTGTCATACTGAACATTGCTGAATTTTAGAAAGTGGTGATCAAGGAACAGCCACCGCTCAATTAAAGTCACTTCTCTGGAGCAATTCTGAGTCTCTCTGAAAAGGGCAAAAGGCATATATTTCAGGTAAAGTGGGAAACTTCTGCACCTTTGAGTCTGAAATACCCTAGTTAGGCATACCGAACCACGCCTCACAGAAACAAATACCACAGGGCTCCATTAAAACCAGACTGAAACAAGTTTACATAAACCAACTCTCTGAAATTGTAAGGTTtcaggtgcctggggggctcaatcggttaagcgactgccttgggctcaggtcgtgatcctggagtcccaggatcaagtcccacatggggctctctgctcagtggggagtctgcttctccctctgaccctgccctctctcgtgctttctctctctctctctcaaatgaatagagaaaatcttaagaaaaaaaaaaaaaaggtaaggtttttggggtgcctgggtggctcagtcgttaattgtctgcctttggctcaggtcatgatcccaaggtcctgggatcgagccctacatcgggctccctgctcagtgggaagcctgcttctccctctcccactccccctgcttgtgttccctctcttgctgtatctctctctgtcaaataagtacaatctttaaaaaaaaaaaaaaaagggtcctaggatccagccccatgtcaggttccctgctcagcagggagcctccctctccctctccctctgcctgtctctcccgccgcttgtgtgcgctctctgtcaaataaataaatacaatctttttaaaaaataaataaataaaagaaataaaagaaaatgtaaggtTTTCTAGGAGGGGATCTCCAGAGTGGCCAGGTTCTTGAAAGAGCTATTTCCCCAAATTCATACTGGTCAAGTTCACAGTCTTATCATTCCTCGGACACTGGACCCCTATCTTGGGTCACTACCTCCCTTTGGGCTTTCCTCACACAAACTGAACAAGAGCTAAAGgttagggaggggagaggaaggggcaagGTCTTGCTGGGCATTTCTGATCTCAGAAAGAGATACTGGGCTGTCTACAAAGCCTCTTACCCAGGCCGAGTACGTGCCCGATGTTCCAAAGCCAAAATAGCAGTGCCATAAGATACAGGCAGGGTAGCAGCTTCTCGGAGGGGCACCCTTTCTGGAATCCGCCACAGTGTCTATAAAAAGAGATAACAGTAATGTAGGGATTAAGCACGTGTACCTGTCCATAAAAGCTGCTCAGGAAACATTATGATCGGATTGAGCGACTGATTTGTAAAGGAACCGAGCCTGTCAGGAACCAAAACCCACCACAAGTCAAAACCAAGCAAGCTGTGACAACCTGGGTGTATGGGTCGTCACAAATCCCAAGGCTGGCATCTAGCTCAGGAAGGAATCAAGTTTCAGAGAATGGAACTGTACTGTAATCAATGAGTAGGATGTTTCTATGTCTGtttacctcaataaagtggtGGGGAAAACTGTGTAATCTGCACCACTAGGGGCCGCCATTCACACCCCGTACAAGCCTACCCTCCACCCTGGCTGGCTCCCTTCCCAAGACTATCTCTTTCACAAGCTTGACGTGGTGGAGAAACCTATTATATCCAGCTCAATGCCCCAAACCAGTTTTTCTACCAAAACTACCTATGGTCCAATTGGACAGCCAGCCAGTCGCTCCAGGACTCGGAAAACAAAATGCCCTTCATCTCAGGGCTCCACACAAACAAAGCTCTGTGCAAGGGTTGTCACTCCGATACGGAAAAGGGCTTTAGcatttgaaaggaagaagtgcTTGGCTGAGACACAAATAcaaagaagggggagagaagggtAACAAGGAAAGAGCTAGGTGgagattaaagaaaagaaaggagaaaaacaatctCCAAGCTGACATATTGAGAGCTAGGGATACCTTTTGGTCAATGATGCATTCTTCAGCCATACCATTAAAGCCACTCACGCCAATAACTCGATCTCCCTGAAGAGAAAATACCATTAAGGGCTTGTTTAAATGCATGGCCTTGCCATTTACCTCTTCCCAAAttaatcaaaaaaagaaagaaaatctttccttCTGACCCCATAAGACACATCTGTTCAGAGTTAATGTTTAGTAAATAATTCAACCATCTTCTCAATACCCGCACCAGGGTACCAAGACAATATGAGCACATTTTGGACAGGACAGAGTAAGGAAAaagttgaaataaattaaaatcccaGAAATTTTTTCACAAGAGGCTGAAACTTGAGAATGTTCTATCCTCTCAGTAACTGAAGACTGAGGTGCTGCCTTCTTTAGTAATAAAAGGTTTGACGAAGCCAGGAACTTCCACTGGCTTCCTTCCTCCAATTCAGAATTAGTTTCTTCCCCCTTCATCTTGGTTTCCCTCTGGTGTCTGTTGGCAAAGGCCAAAAGAAGTAAGACCCTCTGGCTACAGATGAGGTTAGCACATTTCTCATGGCTCCACACACATCAATTCCCTAGATTTCAACTCATTTACCTCTTTCACTGTGCTGACATCTGCGCCTGTCTCCAGTACAGTCCCGGAAAACTCCATTCCTAAAACAATTGGTTTAAACGCTACGTTATCTATAAAGCCCAGCACCACGGAGAAGAGAAAAGCCTGATCAACAGGCCATCCTACCTGCTTTCTAGAGCTGAGAGGGCTTAAGCgtcgttcccccccccccccccccccaggaagaGCGTTGTACCCAAAGCCCAGGAAAGTGAACTTAAGATTTCAGGCTCACAACCTGAAAAGTGACAGCAGTCCCACTCTTAccaatttacaaatgaaaatttcaagaATGGGCAAAAACACAGAGAGGCACAGGTACACAAGTACTTTTGATCCTGCTCACTGGGGCCTTGGGCTCTTTACAGCACCCCAGTTACGGCACTCATCATATTGTATTTATCTGTTTCTGTGTCACCTCTTGTAGACTATGGGGCCCTCAAGGACATGAACTATATTTATTCATACAGTACTTGGCTCAATTTGGATGAACTGATATTGTCTGCTCTTTCCTCTTCTACCTCCAAAATTTCTGAATTTAATGATCATACATTTCCCACTTGCGCTGCCAGAGGAATAACTCCATTGACTACGACATTTTCCCCCCATCCAGCATGTCAGCAAATACAAACAGAGGGAAATGGTTCCAAATGTTGAGACACAACCAAACACCCCAAGGCCAAAACACAGCAGCTATTTTGCAATCACTGTATCCTTAATAGTATATGTCTGTATAAAATCTACATGTGCTATACACAATAAGCTATACTTCTATCTCTTTAACTAAAtgtcaacaacaaaaagcagTCATTTGTCCACATATTCAGGAGCTAAATGTAATCAGAGTGGGCACAATGAAAATCAGACAGTGGACTGCTAGAAATGTATAAACTCTTTGTCCTCTTTCTGATCCTCTGATATTAGGTTTCCTTGGGAATGTGGTTCTGATGACTGAGAGTTTTAGCTGCAAACAGATGTTTATGATCCTTCGGTGAAAAAACAACACTGAGGCACTCACAAGGAATGGAAGGGAATGACGAGGACCAATGAGGATTCTGAGCAGAATCTGCTGGACATGATATGCAAAAATTCACTTATGAAATGAAATTCACAGTTCATTTATGCACCGTTAACAtctttactgagcatctactaagAGCCAGGCCCAACGTTAAGATGGGGGCTAAAGCTAGGGGCCAGACAGTCGTAGAACCTTCCCTCAGGGGGCTCACAATCTAGTGCTTCCTATCAGTGGCGAGGCTGACATATCTGACACATCACTGTGGGGACGTAAGCACCACCAGCGTCGCGCCCGAGACGCACACGGTTCTGAAAACTCTGTAGCTTCCTTCCCGAGCAGTCACTTGGCCCCTTCGTACTCACCAGGTGTGAAGGGAAGTTGGGGCTTTTCCTGATACTGACCACGGCAGACCAAAATGTCAGCAAAATTAACTCCACAGAAATGGACACCAACTCTGACCTGCAAAGGAAACACAGCGGCaggaggcgcctgggtgtctcagacGGTGAAGTgcccgccttcagctcaggtcatgatcctgggatccttggatggagccctgggtcgggctccctgctcagcagggagtctgcttctccttcttcctccgaccctctgctcctgctctctctctcactcgtgctcactctctctcaaataaataaataaaatctttagggaaaaaaagggggggggcagcaaGCAGAGTGGTGCTTGTCCACGGAGACAAAGTTCATTCAATTGCAccaaaatatttcctgaatgtcTACTATATGCCAAGGACTGAACTAAGTGCCCGTGTGCAATCATGAGGCACAATGGACAAGGTTCTTGCCTTCATGGAGCTAAGAGTATAGTAGATATCGGATATCTGTCTATGGCCATCCCACCTGAATGCATCCCATCTAGTCTGATCTCAAAAGCTAAGCACAggcgggcctggttagtacttggatgggagaagAGAGACATCAGCCAAGTAATTGTGATGATTAACGTGTTAAATTACAACTCCTACACAAAATGTTAAAGAGAGAAATATATGGTGCTATGAAAGTGCATAATGGGGTGATTTAACCTTTTGTTGAAGTCAGGAAAAACATCTCTGAGAAAGGAACACTTGAACTAAGAACAACTAACACAACCAAATATGatggcatgtgcaaaggccctgtgatGGGATCAGAAGAAAAACCAGTGAGCTTAGCgcacaaagaggagaaagagatgggGCTACAGAGCAGGGTCCACACCGTCCAAGGGTATGTCGTCTTTACGGAGGCTCTGAGTCTTCACAGGAGGAACAGTGGGAAGCCattaaaggattttaagcagaaggGTAACTTGACCAGCTGTTCTGGGGATC encodes the following:
- the LOC113262782 gene encoding quinone oxidoreductase-like protein 2 gives rise to the protein MAAVARGRCLPRAWLCRRAGPGCGRHYRAALCAELKQRLAIDEVASRPVRPHEVRVGVHFCGVNFADILVCRGQYQEKPQLPFTPGMEFSGTVLETGADVSTVKEGDRVIGVSGFNGMAEECIIDQKTLWRIPERVPLREAATLPVSYGTAILALEHRARTRPGETVLVTAAAGATGLAVIDVATNVLHAQVIAAAGSDEKCKLAMQKGAQSVVNYSRGSLKEAVRTLVGSAGVNVAIDTVGGDVFLEALRSLAWEGRIVVVGFAGGTIASVPANLLLLKNVSAMGLYWSRYKEQNFPVFSRTLSSALQYCQQGRIQPHIGAVFKLEEVNDAFLHVIQRKSTGKVLISLK